A single Rhizobium etli CFN 42 DNA region contains:
- the virB2 gene encoding pilin major subunit VirB2: protein MRCFERYRVHLNRLSLSNAVMRLVSGYAPSVGGAMGWSMFSFGPAAAQSAGGGTDPATMVSNICTFILGPFGQSLAVLGIVAIGLSWMFGRASLGLIAGVVGGVVIMFGASFLGKTLTGGG from the coding sequence ATGCGATGCTTTGAGAGATACCGCGTACATCTGAATCGCCTCTCCCTGTCGAACGCGGTGATGCGCCTGGTATCTGGCTATGCTCCTAGCGTGGGCGGCGCGATGGGTTGGAGCATGTTCTCCTTTGGGCCAGCTGCGGCCCAATCCGCAGGTGGCGGCACCGACCCGGCCACAATGGTTAGCAACATTTGCACGTTTATCCTTGGTCCGTTCGGCCAGTCACTCGCCGTTCTTGGAATCGTGGCGATCGGACTCTCCTGGATGTTCGGTCGCGCTTCACTGGGTCTTATCGCCGGCGTTGTCGGCGGCGTTGTCATCATGTTTGGAGCGAGTTTCCTCGGCAAGACGCTGACTGGAGGTGGTTGA
- a CDS encoding RICIN domain-containing protein: MGQYVIEFKQNPDFVLGVDDQKEGAKVVLRKKDSTVYRHALWDLNSDSGAITLNSSAGNLAIGSDRLDPQAQLSLKVYNPTDEKQRWELLKKPGFILSNGDNRLCIDNDARGTSTGNRIWLFQFNGSPAQQWNFVSLSNRLMSTFQEAAE; this comes from the coding sequence ATGGGACAGTACGTAATCGAGTTTAAACAGAATCCAGACTTCGTGCTCGGGGTTGACGACCAGAAGGAGGGCGCTAAGGTTGTACTCCGCAAAAAAGACTCGACGGTTTATCGCCACGCTCTCTGGGATCTGAACTCAGATAGTGGCGCCATCACGTTGAACTCGAGCGCTGGCAATCTGGCGATTGGATCCGATCGCCTTGATCCACAAGCTCAGCTCTCGCTCAAGGTTTACAACCCCACCGACGAGAAGCAGCGATGGGAGTTGCTCAAGAAACCAGGCTTCATCCTTAGCAACGGCGACAACCGGCTGTGCATTGACAACGACGCTCGTGGAACGAGTACCGGCAATCGGATCTGGCTATTCCAGTTTAACGGTTCGCCTGCTCAACAATGGAATTTCGTCTCTCTTTCGAATAGGCTCATGTCGACCTTTCAAGAGGCTGCCGAGTAA